One window of the Cryptomeria japonica chromosome 7, Sugi_1.0, whole genome shotgun sequence genome contains the following:
- the LOC131056160 gene encoding GDSL esterase/lipase 6: protein MDLRRRMEKLVLSILVGLWIISSSVAAKKQPYVPAMFVFGDSLADAGNNNYIPHSKARANFTPYGVSFFHYPTGRFTNGRTAFDFVATYLRLPYPPPYLQPKANFMRGINFASGGSGMLDSTGAGSNIITLSHQVKQFEHFSYKLTKTNPSGPAQAKSYLGKSLYCITIGGNDIGDYIANTTLQNTTTPQQFVTMLLVNFDQYIARLYKSGARKFLVLDIPAVGCTPYTRFAGYSLAKGACLDLANQLAVAYNTAFKALVAHLNKKLEGVSIIKLGTYNYFMDIMQNAKAYGFKDTSTACCGSGMFNAQVSCGKTNPQTLFCNNTSEHVFWDGTHPTETVYAMFSHQIWTGNSSVMYPFNLSTLVLGKN from the exons ATGGATTTAAGGAGAAGAATGGAGAAATTAGTGCTGAGTATTTTAGTTGGGCTATGGATAATCAGTTCTTCTGTAGCGGCTAAAAAACAGCCATATGTGCCGGCCATGTTTGTGTTCGGAGACTCGTTAGCAGACGCAGGGAACAATAATTACATTCCCCACTCTAAAGCGCGTGCAAACTTCACACCTTATGGCGTCTCTTTTTTCCACTACCCAACTGGTCGTTTTACTAATGGGCGCACCGCTTTCGATTTTGTGG CTACTTATTTGCGGCTTCCCTATCCTCCTCCATATCTGCAACCAAAGGCGAATTTCATGAGGGGGATAAATTTTGCATCTGGAGGTAGCGGAATGCTCGACTCTACGGGCGCTGGATCG AACATTATCACTCTGAGTCACCAAGTGAAGCAATTCGAACATTTTTCTTATAAGCTAACGAAAACGAATCCATCTGGACCTGCGCAAGCTAAATCGTACTTGGGCAAGTCTTTATATTGCATTACAATTGGAGGCAACGATATTGGCGACTACATTGCCAACACTACTCTTCAAAATACCACTACCCCTCAACAATTCGTCACGATGTTGCTTGTCAATTTCGATCAGTATATAGCA AGGCTTTACAAGAGTGGGGCAAGGAAATTCCTTGTATTGGACATTCCAGCTGTGGGATGTACTCCTTATACCAGATTTGCTGGATACAGTTTAGCCAAAGGTGCATGTCTGGACCTCGCAAACCAGCTGGCTGTTGCATATAACACAGCTTTCAAGGCACTCGTGGCTCACCTTAATAAAAAATTAGAGGGGGTGTCCATCATTAAACTCGGTACTTACAATTATTTTATGGACATAATGCAAAATGCTAAAGCTTACG GATTTAAAGATACATCGACAGCATGCTGTGGATCAGGAATGTTCAACGCACAAGTGAGTTGTGGAAAGACGAATCCACAGACCTTGTTTTGCAACAATACAAGCGAACATGTGTTCTGGGATGGAACTCATCCCACTGAAACAGTTTATGCCATGTTTTCACACCAGATTTGGACTGGGAATTCTTCTGTCATGTACCCATTTAATCTTTCTACCCTGGTCTTGGGTAAGAACTAA